Proteins encoded together in one Roseibacterium elongatum DSM 19469 window:
- the msrQ gene encoding protein-methionine-sulfoxide reductase heme-binding subunit MsrQ, which yields MSSLARTDLMQAVNAGLRRVPPALVYIVGLGWAGWLFFLAATGGLGVEPVEALEHRYGELALQLIVLGLAVTPLRRYLGVNLMPLRRAIGVVAFFFVLAHVLVWAVLDVQTLPAVWADILERPYVTIGMAGFLLLLPLAMTSNDWSVRKLGGAMWRKLHRLVYPAAFLGALHFVWLAKGFQIEPLVYLSAILGLLALRLRRRAHGHAKRAG from the coding sequence ATGAGCAGCCTGGCCCGCACCGACCTGATGCAAGCCGTGAACGCCGGCTTGCGCCGTGTGCCACCGGCGCTGGTATACATTGTGGGGCTGGGCTGGGCCGGCTGGTTGTTTTTTCTCGCCGCAACCGGCGGGTTGGGGGTCGAGCCGGTCGAGGCGCTGGAACACCGCTATGGCGAGTTGGCTTTGCAACTGATCGTGCTGGGTTTGGCAGTGACGCCGTTACGGCGCTATCTTGGGGTGAATCTGATGCCGCTGCGCCGCGCGATCGGCGTCGTGGCGTTCTTCTTCGTGCTCGCGCATGTCCTGGTCTGGGCGGTGCTGGATGTTCAGACCCTGCCGGCCGTCTGGGCCGATATTCTCGAACGCCCGTATGTCACGATCGGCATGGCCGGGTTCCTGCTGCTGCTTCCCCTGGCCATGACGTCGAACGACTGGTCGGTGCGCAAGCTGGGGGGCGCCATGTGGCGCAAGCTGCACAGACTGGTCTACCCGGCGGCGTTTCTCGGGGCGCTGCATTTCGTCTGGTTGGCCAAAGGGTTCCAGATCGAGCCGCTCGTCTATCTTTCGGCGATCCTCGGGTTGCTCGCGCTACGCCTTCGTCGTCGGGCGCATGGCCATGCCAAACGCGCAGGGTGA
- the msrP gene encoding protein-methionine-sulfoxide reductase catalytic subunit MsrP, whose protein sequence is MAHRYTSDLTWADVTPKALYLNRRQIIAGGGALVAGGLAGGGLRAQQEALEPNTWEEITSYNNYYEFGTGKSDPADHAHRLTTQPWSIQIDGLVDNPGTYTLEDILSEVEIEERIYRLRCVEAWSMVVPWNGFELADLLNRVGVQDGARYVAFETVMRPEEMPGLSVPVLDWPYREGLRLDEAMHPLTIMATGIYGEPIPNQNGAPIRLVVPWKYGFKSIKSIVRITLTADQPYASWNASQPGEYGFYSNVNPNVDHPRWSQATERRVGGGLFARRIPTLMFNGYADEVASLYEGMDLAEYF, encoded by the coding sequence ATGGCCCACCGTTACACATCAGACCTGACCTGGGCAGACGTCACGCCCAAGGCGCTATACCTGAACCGGCGCCAGATCATCGCGGGCGGTGGCGCCCTGGTGGCGGGCGGTCTGGCCGGGGGGGGCCTGCGCGCGCAGCAAGAGGCGTTGGAGCCCAACACCTGGGAAGAGATCACCAGCTACAACAACTATTACGAGTTCGGGACCGGGAAATCCGACCCCGCAGACCACGCGCACCGGCTGACAACCCAGCCTTGGTCGATCCAGATCGACGGCCTGGTGGACAACCCCGGCACCTACACGCTTGAGGACATCCTGTCCGAGGTCGAGATCGAGGAACGCATCTACCGCCTGCGCTGTGTCGAGGCGTGGTCGATGGTCGTGCCGTGGAACGGGTTCGAACTGGCCGATCTGCTGAACCGCGTCGGGGTGCAGGACGGGGCGCGCTACGTCGCCTTTGAAACCGTCATGCGCCCCGAAGAGATGCCGGGCCTGTCCGTGCCGGTTCTCGACTGGCCCTACCGCGAAGGTCTGCGCCTGGACGAGGCGATGCACCCGCTGACCATCATGGCGACCGGGATTTATGGCGAGCCGATCCCGAACCAGAACGGCGCGCCGATCCGTTTGGTGGTGCCCTGGAAATACGGGTTCAAATCCATCAAGTCGATCGTGCGGATCACCCTGACCGCAGACCAGCCTTATGCCAGCTGGAACGCCTCGCAACCCGGCGAATACGGGTTCTATTCCAACGTGAACCCCAATGTGGATCATCCCCGCTGGAGCCAGGCGACCGAGCGTCGTGTGGGTGGGGGCCTGTTTGCGCGGCGCATCCCGACCCTGATGTTCAACGGTTACGCCGACGAGGTTGCCTCTCTCTACGAGGGGATGGATCTGGCCGAGTATTTCTGA